From the Candidatus Methylomirabilota bacterium genome, one window contains:
- a CDS encoding class I SAM-dependent methyltransferase produces MASDDAGPFGDTPQTSYVAPLDLFHRFAEPELRALIGDLGLKSGDVVLDAGCGTGVATQWLAQHVMPDGLAIGIDLSTDHVQRARRRARPEGLPLAFLQADLTSIPLTARRFDLIWCSNTIIHLCDALDGARTLVRLLRPGGRLALAQSLFLPEMVFAWDERLEKETVQACRRYYRDQYGLDERDTTAMRNLLGLLQRAGLGKTTVKTVVIERAAPLTSEDEAYFLDGLFRAHWGSRLRPYLSPDDWAELERLCDPDSPRYCLRRPDFHHLQTYTVVIGGV; encoded by the coding sequence ATGGCTTCCGACGACGCTGGCCCGTTCGGGGACACGCCGCAGACGTCGTATGTCGCGCCGCTGGACCTGTTTCACCGATTCGCCGAGCCCGAGTTGCGGGCCTTGATCGGCGATCTCGGCCTGAAGAGCGGCGATGTCGTCCTCGATGCCGGCTGCGGCACTGGCGTGGCGACGCAATGGCTGGCCCAGCACGTCATGCCTGACGGACTCGCGATCGGCATCGATCTTTCTACGGATCACGTCCAACGGGCTCGACGCCGAGCGAGACCCGAGGGCCTGCCACTGGCGTTCCTGCAAGCCGACCTGACGAGCATCCCGTTGACGGCGCGACGATTCGACCTGATCTGGTGCAGCAACACGATCATTCATCTGTGCGACGCGCTCGACGGAGCGAGGACGCTGGTGCGGCTTCTTCGTCCCGGCGGTCGGCTCGCCCTGGCCCAGAGTCTGTTTCTGCCGGAGATGGTCTTTGCCTGGGACGAGCGCCTGGAGAAAGAAACGGTGCAGGCCTGCCGTCGATACTATCGCGATCAGTACGGTCTGGATGAGCGCGATACGACGGCCATGCGAAACCTGCTCGGCCTGCTGCAACGGGCCGGACTCGGAAAGACGACGGTCAAGACGGTCGTGATCGAGCGAGCAGCGCCACTGACGAGCGAGGACGAAGCGTATTTCCTGGACGGCCTCTTCAGGGCCCACTGGGGGAGCCGGCTGCGTCCCTACCTGTCACCGGACGACTGGGCAGAGCTCGAGCGATTGTGCGATCCCGACTCTCCCCGGTACTGCTTGCGGCGTCCGGATTTTCACCACCTGCAGACGTACACGGTGGTGATCGGCGGCGTGTAG